From Halichoerus grypus chromosome 6, mHalGry1.hap1.1, whole genome shotgun sequence, one genomic window encodes:
- the C1QTNF6 gene encoding complement C1q tumor necrosis factor-related protein 6 — translation MGIAALGLLCATLLLPLLVFGVPTEEPSSGEAVASGSPGYCQRCCDSEDPLAPADEAVSSASPSALPYLLPEVRPYINITILKGDKGDRGLLGTPGKLGREGPRGERGPQGTKGAKGQAGSPGGPCQTRFSAFSVGRKTALHSSEGFQPLLFDTVFVNPDGHFDLAAGRFVAPLRGLYFFSLNVHSWNFKETYVHVVHNEEAAVILYAQPSDRSIMQSQSVMLALAPGDRVWVRLFKRERENAVYSDDVDTYITFSGHLIKPEDD, via the exons ATGGGGATAGCTGCCCTGGGCCTCCTCTGTGCAAcactcctgctccctctcttggTGTTTGGGGTCCCCACCGAGGAGCCCTCCTCTGGGGAAGCTGTGGCCTCGGGTTCCCCTGGGTATTGTCAACGGTGCTGTGACTCTGAGGACCCCCTGGCCCCTGCTGATGAAGCAGTGTCCTCGgcctctccatctgccctcccATACCTGCTGCCTGAGGTCAGACCCTACATTAACATCACCATCCTGAAGG GTGACAAAGGGGACCGAGGCCTGCTGGGCACGCCCGGGAAGCTGGGCCGCGAGGGCCCCCGGGGGGAGCGCGGCCCGCAGGGCACCAAGGGCGCCAaggggcaggcaggcagcccCGGCGGCCCGTGCCAGACGCGCTTCTCCGCCTTCTCGGTGGGCCGCAAGACGGCCCTGCACAGCAGCGAGGGCTTCCAGCCGCTGCTATTCGACACCGTCTTCGTCAACCCCGACGGGCACTTCGACCTGGCCGCCGGCCGCTTTGTCGCCCCGCTGCGCGGCCTCTACTTCTTCAGCCTCAACGTACACAGCTGGAACTTCAAGGAGACGTACGTGCACGTGGTGCACAACGAGGAGGCGGCCGTCATCCTGTACGCGCAGCCGAGTGACCGCAGCATCATGCAGAGCCAGAGCGTGATGCTGGCCCTGGCGCCCGGGGACCGCGTCTGGGTGCGCCTCTTCAAGCGCGAGCGGGAGAACGCCGTCTACAGCGACGACGTGGACACCTACATCACCTTCAGCGGCCACCTCATCAAGCCCGAGGATGATTAG
- the SSTR3 gene encoding somatostatin receptor type 3, whose translation MDAPGYPASAPTTLEPGNTSSAWLLNATLGNVSAAPSVAGLAISGVLIPLVYLVVCVVGLLGNSLVIYVVLRHTASPSVTNVYILNLALADELFMLGLPFLAAQNALSYWPFGSLMCRLVMAVDGINQFTSIFCLTVMSVDRYLAVVHPTRSARWRTAPVARTVSVAVWVASAVVVLPVVVFSGVPHGMSTCHMQWPEPAAAWRAGFIIYTAALGFFGPLLVICLCYLLIVVKVRSAGRRVRAPSCQRRRHSERRVTRMVVAVVALFVLCWMPFYVLNIVNVVCPLPEEPAFFGLYFLVVALPYANSCANPILYGFLSYRFKQGFRRVLLRPSRRVRSQEPSAGPPGRTVEGEEEERGEDEEEGAGRQGEGREMNGRVSLITQPGTSRQERPPSGKASKDKQFLPQEASAGDKPGTLHVSYL comes from the coding sequence ATGGATGCCCCTGGCTATCCTGCATCGGCGCCCACAACCTTGGAACCTGGGAACACCTCCTCGGCCTGGCTCCTGAATGCCACCCTGGGAAATGTGTCGGCAGCCCCCAGTGTGGCAGGGCTGGCCATCAGCGGTGTTCTGATCCCACTGGTCTACCTGGTGGTGTGCGTGGTGGGCCTGCTGGGCAACTCCCTGGTCATCTACGTGGTCCTGAGGCATACGGCCAGCCCGTCGGTCACCAATGTCTACATCCTCAACCTGGCCCTGGCCGACGAGCTCTTCATGCTGGGGCTGCCCTTCCTGGCTGCCCAGAACGCCCTGTCCTACTGGCCCTTCGGCTCCCTCATGTGCCGCCTGGTCATGGCCGTGGACGGCATCAACCAGTTCACCAGCATCTTCTGCCTCACCGTCATGAGTGTGGATCGCTACCTGGCCGTGGTGCATCCCACCCGCTCTGCCCGCTGGCGGACGGCGCCCGTGGCCCGCACGGTGAGCGTGGCCGTCTGGGTGGCCTCGGCGGTGGTGGTGCTGCCCGTGGTGGTCTTCTCAGGGGTGCCCCACGGCATGAGCACCTGCCACATGCAGTGGCCTGAGCCGGCGGCCGCCTGGCGCGCCGGCTTCATCATCTACACGGCCGCCCTAGGCTTCTTCGGGCCGCTGCTGGTCATCTGCCTCTGCTACCTGCTCATCGTGGTCAAGGTGCGCTCGGCCGGGCGGCGGGTGCGGGCGCCCTCGTGCCAGCGGCGGCGGCACTCGGAGCGCAGGGTCACGCGCATGGTGGTGGCCGTGGTGGCGCTCTTTGTCCTCTGCTGGATGCCCTTCTACGTGCTCAACATCGTCAACGTGGTGTGCCCGCTGCCCGAGGAGCCCGCCTTCTTCGGCCTCTACTTCCTGGTGGTGGCGCTGCCCTACGCCAACAGCTGTGCCAACCCCATCCTCTACGGCTTCCTCTCCTACCGCTTCAAGCAGGGTTTCCGCAGGGTCCTGCTGCGGCCCTCCCGCCGCGTGCGCAGCCAGGAGCCTTCTGCCGGACCCCCCGGGAGGacagtggagggggaggaggaggagcggggggaggacgaggaggagggggcagggaggcagggggaggggcgggagatGAATGGCCGGGTCAGCCTTATCACGCAGCCTGGCACCAGCAGGCAGGAGCGGCCGCCAAGCGGCAAGGCCAGCAAGGACAAGCAGTTCCTCCCGCAAGAGGCCTCGGCTGGGGACAAGCCGGGCACACTGCACGTCAGCTATCTGTAG